From Alligator mississippiensis isolate rAllMis1 chromosome 9, rAllMis1, whole genome shotgun sequence, one genomic window encodes:
- the CCN5 gene encoding CCN family member 5, giving the protein MRIHLETQLLLFSLFCIFSKVCAQLCRRPCFCPWIPPHCPPGSPLVLDGCGCCRICARRLGEACDLVHVCDQSQGLVCDYSAAHIGRGGTCNFEEGDDSCEVNGRVYRDGEVFQPNCKLQCRCTDGSFTCIPLCNEDVRLPTPDCPYPRRVEVPGKCCQEWICETYDRYLLQDAMAGHMVPGIASANFPSHCEEWSTEWSACSATCGMGFATRVSNQNRYCRLETQRRLCMLRPCQGIPGTASMRGRGSRL; this is encoded by the exons ATGAGAATCCACCTGGAGACACAGCTTCTCCTGTTCTCCCTTTTTTGCATCTTCTCCaag GTCTGTGCTCAGCTGTGCCGGAGACCATGCTTCTGCCCCTGGATCCCACCTCATTGTCCTCCTGGGTCCCCTCTGGTTCTGGATGGCTGTGGCTGTTGCAGGATATGTGCCCGGCGGCTGGGAGAGGCCTGTGACCTCGTTCACGTGTGTGATCAGAGCCAAGGCCTCGTCTGTGATTACAGTGCTGCCCACATAGGGAGAGGAGGAACCTGCAACT TTGAGGAGGGAGACGACAGCTGTGAGGTGAATGGGAGGGTCTATCGAGATGGGGAGGTGTTCCAGCCCAACTGCAAACTCCAGTGTCGCTGCACAGATGGAAGTTTCACCTGCATCCCTCTCTGCAATGAGGATGTCCGTCTGCCCACTCCCGACTGTCCCTACCCAAGGCGTGTGGAAGTCCCAGGGAAGTGCTGTCAGGAGTGGATTTGTGAGACATATGACAGATACCTCCTTCAAGATGCAATGGCAG GGCATATGGTGCCTGGGATAGCATCGGCAAATTTCCCTAGCCACTGTGAAGAATGGAGCACAGAGTGGAGTGCCTGCTCTGCCACCTGTGGCATGGGATTTGCGACGCGAGTGTCAAACCAGAATCGATACTGCAGACTTGAGACACAGAGACGTTTGTGCATGCTCAGACCCTGCCAGGGTATcccagggacagccagcatg AGGGGAAGAGGAAGTCGTTTGTAG
- the LOC102570289 gene encoding P2Y purinoceptor 1 — protein MSGKTVDQLEQRGCRPLPFSLEAASGAAERSPAGAECGAAPPAGHRRLRLPGAHSELGAALRAEALSMPGQAAVSWAPGAAGSNSSAVPCPVDAGFAQRFLPAVYLAVSLAGLLGNGLGLCNLCAKARRRSWSPLGLLLCNLGVADLLYVVTLPFLVAYYLQRRTWLFGRGMCRLTRGLFHLNLYASIGFLTCISIQRYRGIVYPLKVRGRGQTLGSSLFLCAVVWGWVILQVSPDFAFSKMDPNGTRCHDTTGNENLGRYQLYILAITMTGFVIPFLIILGCYCHVVVVLCRNGNIDPSIKRKCIKLAVLVMVLFSVCFLPYHIFRNLNLLYRTWQHQGFCSPSSASVYVSYQVTRGLASLNSALNPLLYIMTSEDCVSWMRSLSQRASQSLGSLLQKGTQHQPDEKKVNIIFSEQSEETSAAL, from the exons ATGTCTGGGAAGACAGTTGATCAG CTAGAGCAACGCGGCTGCCGCCCGCTGCCGTTCAGCTTGGAGGCTGCGAGCGGGGCGGCGGAGCGGTCCCCGGCGGGAGCGGAGTGCGGGGCCGCCCCGCCGGCCGGGCACAGGCGGCTCCGCCTCCCCGGTGCGCACTCGGAGCTCGGCGCCGCGCTGCGGGCGGAGGCGCTGTCCATGCCGGGGCAGGCGGCGGTGTCCTGGGCGCCGGGCGCCGCCGGCTCCAACAGCAGCGCCGTGCCGTGCCCGGTGGACGCGGGGTTCGCGCAGCGCTTCCTGCCGGCCGTCTACCTGGCCGTGAGCCTGGCGGGGCTGCTGGGCAacgggctggggctctgcaacCTGTGCGCCAAGGCGCGGCGGCGGAGCTGGAGCCCCCTGGGCCTgctgctctgcaacctggggGTGGCCGACCTGCTCTACGTGGTCACCCTGCCCTTCCTGGTGGCTTACTACCTGCAGCGCAGGACCTGGCTCTTCGGCAGAGGAATGTGCAGGCTGACCCGCGGCCTCTTCCACCTCAACCTCTACGCCAGCATCGGCTTCCTGACCTGCATCAGCATCCAGCGCTACCGGGGCATCGTCTACCCGCTGAAGGTGCGGGGCAGGGGCCAGACCCTGGGctcttcccttttcctctgtGCAGTGGTCTGGGGCTGGGTCATCCTCCAGGTGTCTCCTGATTTCGCCTTCAGCAAGATGGATCCCAATGGGACACGGTGCCACGATACGACAGGGAATGAAAACCTGGGCAGATACCAGCTCTACATCCTGGCCATCACCATGACGGGGTTTGTCATCCCCTTTCTCATCATCCTCGGATGCTACTGCCACGTGGTGGTAGTTCTCTGCAGGAATGGGAACATTGACCCCAGCATCAAAAGGAAGTGCATCAAACTGGCGGTCCTTGTGATGGTCCTCTTCTCCGTCTGCTTCCTCCCGTATCACATCTTCAGGAACCTCAACCTCTTGTACCGAACCTGGCAACACCAGGGGTTCTGCTCCCCGTCTTCAGCAAGCGTCTATGTTTCCTACCAGGTGACCCGGGGCCTGGCCAGCTTGAATAGTGCCCTGAACCCCCTTCTGTACATAATGACTAGTGAGGACTGTGTCTCGTGGATGAGGTCCCTCAGTCAAAGAGCTAGCCAGTCGCTGGGGTCTCTCTTACAGAAAGGAACCCAGCACCAACCAGATGAGAAGAAAGTGAACATCATTTTTAGTGAACAGTCTGAAGAGACTTCTGCTGCACTCTGA